A section of the Piliocolobus tephrosceles isolate RC106 chromosome 14, ASM277652v3, whole genome shotgun sequence genome encodes:
- the RPL35 gene encoding 60S ribosomal protein L35, translating to MAKIKARDLRGKKKEELLKQLDDLKVELSQLRVAKVTGGAASKLSKIRVVRKSIARVLTVINQTQKENLRKFYKGKKYKPLDLRPKKTRAMRRRLNKHEENLKTKKQQRKERLYPLRKYAVKA from the exons ATG GCCAAGATCAAGGCTCGAGATCTTCgcgggaagaagaaggaggagctgcTGAAACAGCTGGATGACCTGAAGGTGGAACTGTCCCAGCTGCGCGTCGCCAAAGTGACAGGCGGTGCGGCCTCCAAGCTCTCTAAGAT ACGAGTCGTCCGCAAATCCATCGCCCGTGTTCTCACAGTCATTAACCAGACTCAGAAAGAAAACCTCAGGAAATTCTACAAG GGCAAGAAGTACAAGCCCCTGGACCTGCGGCCTAAGAAGACACGCGCCATGCGCCGCCGGCTCAACAAGCACGAGGAGAACCTGAAGACCAAGAAGCAGCAGCGGAAGGAGCGGCTGTACCCACTGCGGAAGTACGCCGTCAAGGCCTGA
- the WDR38 gene encoding WD repeat-containing protein 38, whose product MNSGVPAALTVRRVKFFGRHGGEVNSSAFSPDGQMLLTGSEDGCVYGWETQSGQLLWRLGGHTGPVKFCRFSPDGHLFASASCDCTVRLWDVARAKCLRVLKGHQRSVETVSFSPDSKQLASGGWDKRVMLWEVQSGQMLRLLVGHRDSVQSSDFSPTANCLATGSWDSTIRIWDLRTGTPAVSHQALEGHSGNISCLCYSASGLLASGSWDKTIHIWKPTTSSLLIQLKGHVTWVRSIAFSPDELWLASAGYSRMVKVWDCNTGKCLETLKGVLDVAHTCAFTPDGKILVSGAADQTRRRTSRTTKSPRDPQTSRTTKSPRDPQT is encoded by the exons ATGAACAGCGGGGTCCCGGCCGCCCTGACCGTGCGGAGAGTGAAATTCTTCGGCCGTCACGGCGGGGAG GTCAATTCCTCTGCCTTCTCCCCTGATGGCCAGATGCTGCTCACAGGCTCAGAGGATGGCTGCGTGTATGGCTGGGAGACCCAGAGTGGGCAGCTGCTGTGGAGGCTGGGTGGCCACACAG GCCCCGTGAAGTTCTGCCGCTTCTCCCCTGATGGCCACCTCTTCGCCAGCGCCTCCTGTGACTGCACTGTCCGCCTGTGGGATGTGGCAAGAGCCAAGTGTCTCCGGGTCCTGAAGG GTCACCAACGGAGTGTGGAGACGGTCAGCTTCAGCCCTGACTCGAAGCAGCTGGCATCAGGTGGCTGGGACAAGCGGGTGATGCTCTGGGAAGTGCAG TCTGGCCAGATGCTGCGCCTCTTAGTTGGGCACCGCGACTCCGTCCAGAGCAGCGACTTCTCACCCACGGCGAACTGCCTG GCCACCGGCTCCTGGGACTCCACCATACGCATCTGGGACCTGCGGACGGGGACCCCAGCAGTCTCCCACCAGGCGCTAGAGGGACACAGTGGCAACATCAGCTGCCTGTGCTACTCAGCATCCGGCCTCCTG GCCTCCGGTTCCTGGGACAAGACCATCCACATCTGGAAGCCCACAACCAGCAGCCTGCTTATCCAACTGAAGGGCCACGTCACCTGGGTGAGGAGCATAGCCTTCTCTCCCGACGAGCTGTGGCTGGCCAGCGCCGGCTATTCCCGCATG GTCAAAGTCTGGGACTGCAACACAGGAAAGTGCCTTGAGACCCTGAAG GGAGTCCTGGACGTGGCCCACACCTGTGCCTTCACCCCAGATGGGAAAATCTTAGTGTCTGGAGCTGCCGATCAGACCCGACGTCGAACATCCCGCACGACCAAATCACCCAGGGACCCTCAAACCTCCCGCACGACCAAATCACCCAGGGATCCTCAAACCTAA
- the ARPC5L gene encoding actin-related protein 2/3 complex subunit 5-like protein, producing the protein MARNTLSSRFRRVDIDEFDENKFVDEQEEAAAAAAEPGPDPSEVDGLLRQGDMLRAFHAALRNSPVNTKNQAVKERAQGVVLKVLTNFKSSEIEQAVQSLDRNGVDLLMKYIYKGFEKPTENSSAVLLQWHEKALAVGGLGSIIRVLTARKTV; encoded by the exons ATGGCCCGGAACACGCTGTCCTCGCGCTTCCGCCGGGTGGACATTGACGAATTTGATGAGAACAAATTTGTGGACGAGcaggaggaggcggcggcggcggcggcggagccAGGCCCGGACCCGAGCGAGGTGGACGGGCTCCTGCGGCA AGGGGACATGCTTCGGGCATTCCACGCAGCCTTGCGGAACTCTCCCGTCAACACCAAGAATCAGGCTGTGAAG GAGCGAGCCCAGGGCGTGGTGCTGAAAGTGCTCACAAACTTCAAGAGCAGCGAGATTGAGCAGGCCGTGCAGTCACTGGACAGAAACGGTGTTGACTTGTTAATGAAGTACATTTATAAAGGCTTTGAGAAGCCCACAGAAAATAGCAGTGCAGTGTTACTCCAGTGGCACGAAAAG GCCTTAGCAGTAGGAGGACTAGGCTCCATTATAAGAGTTCTTACAGCAAgaaagactgtttaa